The DNA segment TCTTTATTGGCCTGCTTACCTTTGCAATAGTTGATTCTACTGCCTCATCATCAACTGATTGGAGGAAAGAAGCAGTTCTTGGAGCTATTCTTCTGGCTTTAGTTTGTCAGCTCATCTACGAACAGTCGATGTCATCAGAAACTGGAAAAACAATAAAGGCCGATACTGAAGAAAAAAAGAACTGAAGTTCAACTTATACTGAGATTAACTACGAATTTCTGGGAAAGAAAgaattatttaatgatattgCATGAGCAATAAACCCAGGTGGAAGCTTATAACTTGGGCCTGATAACATCATGCAGCTTTGCTTTGGCATCAACAACAGCAGATATTGGTTACAATCACCAAAATCTGGGTAACTAGGTTACGTGTGATGCTTTTCCTTCATATATTTtgttaaaacagaaaaacataCTCTTATAATTATCCTAGCTTTTAGAAATGTACATTTGTAAGCTAACTTGTATCTCTGTATCTCCTGTCATGAACTAAGAACTACACAATGTTATTAATTTCTGTACTGCTTAACAAGTTGGTTAATCAATTAGAAAAGTATAGTAATTGCTGCCTGAAATTACAATAAGGCCTGAGGCAGATAAATATCCCAAAAATCCAAACTAATTACCCTTTTCTGTTCAGCCAACTCCAAAATTTAGGCACCCCATAAACAAGCTGCATTGCACCCAAGTACCTGATACCGTAATGTGCCTATGAATTAGATGTAGTCCATCGCCAGCAGCTATTTGCCCAGGGCCTTTAAATTTCCTTCAAATCGCTAGCAGGAAGCATAAAAAATGGTGCTTGGACTCATACCTAAACATCTCAGGAATCCCTTTTCCTGTGAAAGACCAGTAAAATCTTGTGTTTTGGTATAATACTTGTAGGCTTGTAGCTGATGTTGTCAACTAGTgggaaaaatattgaaaaaattattttacaaaattagtGCACATCACAAAAGAATCAAGTCGAAGCACCTTAAAATATCAATGCTCTAACTAATATATTCCAGGTAATGGCAGTTGGCAGAACACCATGCCCCAAAGCATCATTTAGAACCTCAATTGCATCTGTTACTCTACCACAAGAACAGAGTCCCTTAAGAGTAATATTATACGAGATGATGTCGGGTTGTAGCTCATCTGCTGAGATGTGATCCCAAATCATTGATGCCATTTTGCAGTTTCCAACTTTGTAAAAACCCTCCATAATGGTATTGTAAGTCACAAGGCTAACACACTTCCTCTGCCTCATCTTTGAATAAAGCTGCAGAGCATCCTCCACTTTGCCAGAACAACAAAGTCTATGGATGACAATGTTGTACATAGTAATATCAGGCATATGCCCTGTGTTAAGAAACTGATGCCACAACCTAAGGGCTGTCTCCCCCATCCTGTTCCCATAAAGACCATCTATCAACATACTGCATGTGATAATATCTGGTTTCCATCCTTTTTGCAACATTTCATTAACATAATCAGAAGCCTCAGGAAATCTTCCAGCTCTCAGTAATCCATTTATAAGAATATTATAGGACACAACATTTGGTGAGCAACCTTTGCGGCTCATTTCCCTAAAAGCTTTAACAGCACTGTCAAGTTTGGAATGTTTAACAAACCCATCAATCAGCACATTACAAACATAAAGGTTCAATTGACAGCCACGCTTATTCATAAGTTCTACAACTCCACTCACCTCATCTAATCTTCCTTCTTTGCACAAAGCTTTTATCATTGAGGAGTAAGTAAAAGCATCCACATCCACACCACCTTCCTTCTGTTCAGCCTCTTCCAACACCCGCAAAGCCCAACTCACATGTCCATTCGTACACAAACCCTGAATCATCACACAATACGTAGCAGAATCTGCCTTCGACAAACTACCCCACATCGACATGGCCTCCTCAACCTTCCCATTCTTAAACAACCCCTTGAGAAATATGTTATAACTTCTCACGTTTCGCAAACCCCAGTTCCCCATCTCCTCCCACAACTCAACACATTCCTCAACCTTCCCCGCCTTACAAAACCCATTAAGCATTGCATTACCCGTAACAGCATCAGGCCTAACCCCTCTTCTAACCATCTCCTCGTAAACCCTTCTAGCTCCATCCAAATCCCCCGCTTCACTCAACCCATGTACCAAAGTACTATACGTAAACAAATCATGCCTCCTGTCATTCATCTTCATCCGCTCCCATATCTCCAAACCCTCACCAAACCTCCCACACTTACACAAGCCACTAATCATCACATTATAACTCACCACACTGGGAAACATCGACTCCTCCCTCAACAACCTCTCCCACATTTCTCTCGCCTTCACAAAATCCCCCCTTTTGAAAAACCCATCAATGATCATGTTATAACACACCACATCAGGTTCCACCCCTCGCTCACgcatttcatcaaacacttcaAGCGCAAATCCCAAATCCCCACTCTTCGCCGTTGCACCAATCAAAGTACCGTAAGTGACCTTATCAGGGATCAACCCCGCATCCGACATCCACGTCAGCAAACCCCTAGCCTTCTCAAACTTACGCTTCTTACACAGAAGCTTCGTGAGAACGTTGTAGGTTTCGACGTTCGGCGACACGCGCGCGGCTTCAAAGTACTTGAAGAAGTCCTCAGCCCGTGCCCATTGGTTCGATTCAACGAACGCGTTGAGGAGGGTGTTGAAGGAGAGTACGGTGGGGGTGCACCCGAACACGTGCGGCATAGTTTGGAACACGTGCAGTGCTTCGTCGGGCATGCGGTTTTTGGCGTAGGCTTTGAGGAGAGTGAGGGGCACCTCCTCGGGGCAGCGGCAGCGAATGGAGGAGACGATGCGGGGCGTGTGGGCGAGGAAGAGGGCGTGGTCGGCGGCCAGGCGGCGGAGGATGTGGTGGAAGATGGCGGAAGAGGGGAGAAAGCCGGGGCGGCGCGCGGCGGCGTCGAAGAGGTGTAGGGCGGAGAGAGGGGACTTCTGGGCTTTGAGCAGCTTGAGGAGATTATGGGAAGAGAAGGACCTGCGAAGCTCCACCATAACACTGGAGAGTGGAGACCGGGGCGGAAACAATTTCCCCTGCATTGCATATTTGCGTTTGATTGTATAGAGAGTTTGGAATACCCTTATTATAATGTCTGTTtgtattaaaagataaatagaAAGAAAATCATATGTAACTTAAGTATAGGATATAGGAAGAAGAATTTTAGGAggttaattttgttttgtgaagaatttttaatcttaataaacaatttcaaaagaaataaaatggtAGAAAATTATAAGAGTAATTCATTCTTGGTTtagattgaatttttttttactcaaatGAGTTAAAGATTAGGGTCGAATTTCTCTTTATCAAGGATCTAAGATCTTTGGAGCTTTGTTGGATCTTCGATATTCTTGGTAGGGGTATTTACGATTATACTTTGACGTTCAAGTCAATTTAGGTATTTAGTTTAAGGTTTTCACCTATTTATAGTGGTAGTATTGGTCTTCGGTTGTATGAATGGTTAAATTATACCAAATAGGGCCCAATTGTCCCTCAATAATGATTTATGGATGTTTACTATGTATTGATCTTAATgatgttgttattttttttcctacTGTGTGGGATGAGATTCGTAAGGAGTGTCGAGATGTCAAGTAGCAGGATAGGTCTTGGCAATCGGCAGTACACTTGCTTCTCAAGCTCGGGTGTAGCGAATAGTCTAAATTTGAAACAAAAGTTCGTTTCTTCGATTAGTCGATGTGTGGTTGCCTGACCGACAATGTTACATGGTCTGACTTATCGACACTCCGTTTGAAATGATCTAATGGTTGAGATTGGTCATGAGACAGTTTGTCTTCGTTTGTTTTTGCGCCTATCAATAATGTGTGTCGTGGGTTCCACATTTTGTCCGAGAGTCTGTTAGTTGAAGAGTCTTCCTAGAGATAACCATATATTCCCTTTTCGCTAATAGTTTGTTTTTGTCCGAATCAAGGGATTTCGATAAG comes from the Phaseolus vulgaris cultivar G19833 chromosome 8, P. vulgaris v2.0, whole genome shotgun sequence genome and includes:
- the LOC137824169 gene encoding pentatricopeptide repeat-containing protein At3g09060 — translated: MQGKLFPPRSPLSSVMVELRRSFSSHNLLKLLKAQKSPLSALHLFDAAARRPGFLPSSAIFHHILRRLAADHALFLAHTPRIVSSIRCRCPEEVPLTLLKAYAKNRMPDEALHVFQTMPHVFGCTPTVLSFNTLLNAFVESNQWARAEDFFKYFEAARVSPNVETYNVLTKLLCKKRKFEKARGLLTWMSDAGLIPDKVTYGTLIGATAKSGDLGFALEVFDEMRERGVEPDVVCYNMIIDGFFKRGDFVKAREMWERLLREESMFPSVVSYNVMISGLCKCGRFGEGLEIWERMKMNDRRHDLFTYSTLVHGLSEAGDLDGARRVYEEMVRRGVRPDAVTGNAMLNGFCKAGKVEECVELWEEMGNWGLRNVRSYNIFLKGLFKNGKVEEAMSMWGSLSKADSATYCVMIQGLCTNGHVSWALRVLEEAEQKEGGVDVDAFTYSSMIKALCKEGRLDEVSGVVELMNKRGCQLNLYVCNVLIDGFVKHSKLDSAVKAFREMSRKGCSPNVVSYNILINGLLRAGRFPEASDYVNEMLQKGWKPDIITCSMLIDGLYGNRMGETALRLWHQFLNTGHMPDITMYNIVIHRLCCSGKVEDALQLYSKMRQRKCVSLVTYNTIMEGFYKVGNCKMASMIWDHISADELQPDIISYNITLKGLCSCGRVTDAIEVLNDALGHGVLPTAITWNILVRALIF